The Notolabrus celidotus isolate fNotCel1 chromosome 6, fNotCel1.pri, whole genome shotgun sequence nucleotide sequence TGTTTTGCCATACAGCCGCATAGATAAGACTTTTTTATCCTCATTTTGTAAACTCCTGTCAGCTGATACTAATGTCTGATACATTTTCTGGTTCAACCTTACTCCTGCTCATAATCTCATAATATTCTCAGTAGGCTTGATGACATTCCCCTTAACACTCAGACTAGTTTGGTATGTTTCTTTTTCCCATCATCAAGAGGTTCACTCAAAGTCTCACCAATGAGAATGAAGCAGACAGCAATGATGTATGCCAGCAGGTAGCTTCTGAGTGGTTCATCATTCTTTCCATAACCTTTTCCAAAGAAGCCGATTAGAGGGTAGAGTTTGTCTTTGCATAAACACtatgaagagaaaaaatacgagacaaaacaaaaggaaatgaaCAGAGTTCATAAGTAAGGGTACTTTCACACTCAAAGCTGGTttgcttttcttctgtttcacaTGATGACTCATATTAACATTTTTTCCTTGGGTTATATTTTGTTCATACTGCAATATTGTGAAGGGGGCAAAGCACACATCAACGGACCACTGTAGGGCTGTTCTCATATCGCTATGCCACAGTCTCATTTCCCTAGTAGGTAAAGAAAAGCCATGCACTagatgctaacgttagccagTTAACCTACCAACCAAATAAGTAATGGGTTGACTTGGAGCAGCAAGGAAGTAAAATGTCTCTAACATTCAGGCAGATGACCATGAATCTCAAATGTTTGACACCactcacaaaaaaacatgttgttacACTTAGCTCTTCTGCTCCTTGGCCCTTATTGAATTGGATGGAGATGGTGAGTAACCTTATCCTATCGCTATTGTGCTATCAGTtgtaattaaaggtgacatattctgctctttttcatcaaaatatattggtctaagaggtccccaaaacatgtctttaaagtttattgctcaaaaaaacactttgaaaacagattttggtctgcctgaaaaaccctcttcttcagccctgctcagaacaggctgttttctgtgtctgtccctTTAAActagaatgagctctctgaccacgccccctcaggaagtggatgtggcctcggctctccagcacgttgatctatgttggctgcatagacatggctgctcacagacccgtgttacttcaaccctctgaatttgatccagaatctgatcctgacagagaggcacctgcagcaggacctttctgaaccattggtcacagattttgtgtttgttgttgttttacttgtcagtatgtcgacgtgtgtcttggtacacagctacaaacatgtagctatgtggctatgctaactagcgcaagcacttttcaatgaaaaataaaaatcatccactagatcttcaaatctgcagacgtggggagtaaaaccgacctttgtgtttattaagacagcctacaactagcatgcctccctcctaagctccttgttagcacacacgtgtgcaggtaatgaaaaacagaggaggggttgagttgtattttatacagtctatgggctgaacaagctccgagctctgactccgttacaggcCAGATGACGTTGTGACAtctcattttcagggggtttgtagacatgccagggaaacatatttcaggtagagaaccattaaaaagttgattttgcatgatatgtcaccgtTAAAGTTGCCCAATAGCTGTATTACTGCATCTATTTCTAATTGCCTACTATTATAGTGTTATTGGTCAAGCAGCTATTTGTTTTGGTTGCTGGGTTGATTGCATTCTTACTGCAAGACCAGCTCTTCTTGGCGATTTtggctttcatttttttgtgctgCTTCAGAGTGCgattgctgtgttcacataCGTCCAAATGAGACGAGCCATGAAGAGAAATTACATCTTTTTCTGGAACGACTCCTCCAACAatccaggtgtgaaagcacccaAAGAAATACACACTTGTGTTCAAAGAGGAACAAGGTTCAAATTATAATTTGGAAATTTGCTGAAAAAATGACACATCAAATATGCTGTTTTTGTAGgaaagtgtgtgcgtgtgcgtgtgtgtgtgtgtgtgtgtgtgtgtgtgtgtgtgtgtgtgtgtacctggaaTACTTTGGGAGCAGACACCAGACAGGCTAGAGCAGAGGACAGTGTTGCTCCAAATATCCCAGCAGTGATTAGAGGAGCGAAGGCTGACACCAAGCTCATGGACTAGAGACACAGATGATCTGTTTACTTATGAGGCTCACCTCTCTCACCAGGGGAAGCACTGTTAGATTCATGCAACATTCATAGACATGATGCTTTcagtttttatacagtctttctCTGACTGCCTCAGGGGGCAACAAGAGATCAGATTAAATAGAAGGCTTTGTACAAAATTATGCAAGGCCCATGCCTTTATataaatcaacaacaacaacaatgttttGCAACGCTTCACAATGAGAAACAGTTTGTGGAGTAGAGACATGTCACAAATTGTCATGTCAGTCAGTGAAGTTATGTGTACCTGATAGTAGTTACTGATGCCGTAGATACATGTGTTGTTGCGGATACACTCATCGAAGTTCCATCCATACTGACAAGCTATACCCACGCAGTTCTTGTTGGATGCCAGGGTGTCATTTAACAGGCCAGAGGCATCCCGCACTACACAAGATGctgaaaacaaatacacacaaacatggatgAGTTATTACTCATAAATACATTAGAAACCAACACACAGCTTGTGTTTCTCAAAAACTCTGATGAACTTATGTTTAATTTTTGAGATGGAAACATTAGTGGCGGACTGCTGAACATTCAAAACCCATGttttcctgtgtttattctttcaaaataaaagcaatgtattcctgtgacaggctgagttattatttgagggttagcagtgttagcagtgttagcttggtaaCTACccgcagcaggtgtgctttgtGAACacgctctcctcacctccatgcatctgtctcatcttcattgaggatttttagcCCCGGTGTTCGTTAGTGGCAAAGACACAACCGAGGgatgtctgtttactatttgatgtttgcagtttttgccgCTATCACCATAAACAGCTCCGAGTCTAcggcttgatttattccagtttggtgaaacatcagacacatttagtaagtttgatcaactccttgtcatcaaagatgcagatgcagttcagagtgccgtgaactgactgactgtccagtgcgcctgtcactgcaggtgcattcagggaccgtcgtaaatgtgtaATACAGCCctgtattttgtgttcatggcattttcatttgaattaagagaatcaaaatatcttcatagtggtcacatcaagaatgttttctttcgaatttttagcagggacagacTCAATTATTTCACTTAAAATCTTACACAAGAGAAGGTGTTAAAAgcgtgaaatgttgacgatttggtacaaccctgaaacaaatatctgatcaactacatgaattatttcaaagagaggaaatgttttggcaaaaatcaaagactaaaatgtgactaaaactaacaggcattttcgtctaaagactaaaagtaaatctaaaatagctgcaaaAATGAACACTGCCGATCACATCATAATTGTTATGTGAACAAAACACATAATAATAGTTGTCAAATTGAACTGAATACTACCTTTATCCACTACATTCTGAACAGTTCATTCTTGAATTCAAGGGTAGACGTtccacaaaataaaatgtactcaTCTCGAGGTTACTCCAGAGAAACAGGGCTCAAAGAAATGGGTCAGATTAGCTTTGaaagtgacctttgacccataAAATGCAGTGGGTTTAACTTTGCCAAAGCCAAATTATGGAAAATCTCACTCTTTTTGATACATGAAATATTCAAGAGATTTGAATAAGAATGGTACAAACTGCTAAGCAATGAAGATACAGGGCTTAGGGCCGGATGGATGTAAGGCCAATGCACAAGCATAGTTTCTGGGCCCAGGCTGTCGCCAGGACAGGCATACAACATACCTAAATAACAAAGGTTTACTAATTTCAATTTGGAGTAAAAGGGCAATGAACTTTACAGATTTGGTTGGCAGAGATGATGTACAGTACCAATGGTGGCAGTGATGATCAGGTAGGAGATGGTGGTCCAGAAAATTGCTGTTAGTGTTCCTTTGGGAATGGCCACAGCTGGATTCTAGAAAGCACAGTTTGGTTATACATTCCATAAACAGAACATAGTATGCTAGTGCAAGAACAGGATGGTGTTTGAAACATTCaagcaaaatgttttttatctttttattttcatgatgaTAACAATCTATCCATATTAGCCTAAATATATTCTGGGAGCAATAAGAAAGCTAACATACTTTCAGGTCTCCAGAGATGTTAGCTCCTGCCAGAATGCCTGTGGCAGATGGAAAGAAGATGGAGAACATACCAAAGAAGCTGCCCTCTTGCCCTCGCCAGTCGGGCACAAAGTTGGTAGTAAAGATGTCAGCTGTTAAGTTTGAAATACTCAGTTAACTGAAGTTCATTTCCAACAAAAAGTTTTCACATTCTTCTGACAATGTGCCATAGAGTGTTGGTgatcattgatttttttctccccttttttaaatgatgccTCTCGGCAATGGATTAAGAAGAGATCCACTGTCTTTCAAGGCTTTGTAAAATGTTTCCAGAGCAGACTGAATATTTACCTTTGTAGTTAAAGAAACCTTTGGCTTGTTTCCCTGGTGAGGCTGGAATGATTGTCCCAACTATGTAACTGGCAAAGGACACCATGATGACCAGAAAAAACAGAACCTGAGCCTGAGAAAGGAAAAATATACCATCAAAGGTTGCAGGCAGCAAAAATGTGCATCAAATGAAAAGCTGCCATCTGCTGGGCAGATTACTGCTCCTTGGCAGAGTTGGTTGTTTTTCAGTTGTTTGGCAGTTTGATCCTATCTCCAGCTCAAGCATCCTCGAGCAAGATACTTAACCCCAATATGGTCCTGGTGGCATAGCCaccagtgtgtgagtgtgtgagaagGAATGAGAATTTAAAttgaaaacaagtaaatgatTAGCATTAAAACTGGTGGGGGTGAACAGAGCATTGGTTAAAATTCTCAGAAAATCCCTTATAAATAATCAAGTACTGGTTATCTATAATCTCATAAAACTTCAGGCAACAAagaattttaactttttctcaATATATATTATACGTGTATAATATATACATGATGTAACTCCCCCCAAAAGTGCCGCCAGTCCTGTCAGCTGAGTGTGAGACAAACTCTGTTTATCTTAACACTATATTTCCTTTGTCTTCAGTGGTCCAACATCCGTGTACCAGATCCATCATATGTACAAGTTACAAACACATTCTCTTGACTGCAGTGGCAGCTTATCATGGTCTAGTGTTTGACTGGGTGTACCTTTGACTCCCATGCCATGCCGGCCATTGAGATGCCAAGCAGGCATGTGACAGTGATGATGCCAATGATGCGGATGTCATTGGTTCGGTCCACAATGGAAGCTCCATGTTCCTGAGGAAGAAAGTAAAGCAAAATTACAGGTGAGCGTAAACACATCCAAAATGTGTTCACTGTGAAAGCTGCTTCACATACTTTCATGAGGTCAACCACGGTCTCAGCAAAGCCCACAGTGTGCATGGCAACAGCTACAGCATTGGCAAAAGCAAAAATCAGACCGATGGACCCACCAAGCTCTGGACCAAGGCTACGGCTGATCAGGAAGTAGGTCCCACCTGAGGATGAAAGGGTCCAGGAGTAGCAGTGAggattttgtgttttgtaaaatgtgATGATCTTGTTAGAACCCAGTGGAATAACAATCTAACAACATCTGATAAAGTGCTCATGTTCATTATCTTTTAAATAAGTCATTTtagttcagtttagtttagATTTTACTAAGAGACTATTGCTTGTGTTGTCCAGTACAGTAAACAGACCTCCTTTGACCTTTCCGTTGGTAGCGATAGCCGAGGTTGAGAGACCAGTGATACCAGTTATACAAGAAGACAGTAGGATAATCACCCAGGTCAGACCTGAAACAAGGAATCATTCAGAAAAACATAAGAACTAAAAACATAGTGCCAATTAGAGATGTAAGTACGTAAGATATCCCACATACCTACACCAGCCTGAGCTGTGATCCAAGGCAGTCTGAGGTACAAAATCACCCCCCAGATATTTAACATGCATCGGATCTGAAAGGAAACATTGAGATCCTTGATGACTGAATTCATCAAAGACATAGGGCCAGATTATTTAatttctcctttgatgtgttcaaaAATTGCAAGTTTCTTTTCTGTGTAACCATCACCATGAGTAATTACCATTTTGGCACCTCAGAAAGTAAAAGCCAGCTCAAAGGCTGAATCGTTCAAGGCTGACAACATAGGCAGTGTGAAGTTTTCAGAGATCATTGAACCAAGGTCTCTTATAAAACAAGCTTATTGGCAAGTTAAATTAGTGCAACTGGAATTTAAAATCACAGACTCAAACACAAGCGAAGAAAGTGGAGTCAGGAACTGTTAACATGCTCAAGTTGTGATACCTTGAACCTGCATTTTGTACTGTTTTCTcaaaatctgttgttttttttcttatttgccCTCTTGCATAATCCCCTCTAATCAAAGTGGTATACTTTCTATATGACAGATTGAATAGTAACACATtgatttggaaaaatatgatcaGACATTTGAGAAAAATATCAAGCTCTTGGGAAGATAAtcctaacatttaaaaaaataataataatttgattgAAACGTCATAGTATATTTTTAacctaagaaaaaaaacaatttcaggTAATTGTGTTCATGTCATGAGTGTATTTGCTCATTACTTGGGTATTCCTTGTCCTAAATTTATCAACCAATTGTGGAGTGAATTCAActgaaaaatgtatattttatttgtgtatgcatctatggtggccctgaaggccaatagaaataaatatttcaaaagcgcaaaataaatttcacagaacCAAAATAAAGGAAGGCTGtgagcagcaggagggaggggtggaggtctgagagagagagagagagagagagagagagagagagagagagagagagagagagagagagctttgtgttttgtgagcgcgccgaatcgggtgaggacattgagatatgctgtataggtgacaccatcgttcattaatgcatataaaatatgtaatatatggttgatatgtatgtgatgaatataatatgtaatgaatatggtgtgtgattaatgtatatatggtgagtgtaatgtgttgtgaatatatataatgtactgtatgaatttatgtgctttggcaataatatctcgttgttcatgccaataaagcaaatttgaatttgaatttgaatttgagagagagagagagagagagaagagacaaacaaagatttttgtttgtttgttggcgtGCTAACGGCCGATAGTGACCGGTTAATGAAGCCCTTGTGTTCACGAATCAACTCGTCATCCTGATAGCGTCCAGACGGACGTTACAATATTGCCCCCCTTCTCTGTAGTCTGAGGTCTTTTAAGCGTGATTTAAGGGTTCCAATTGATATGTGTATTTCATGACATGAGGAGAGCATTTCAAGAATCCCACTATTTGTATgtcccttgttgaagtattgTGCTGTCAACTcaagctcctcttccatcctTGTAAACACTTGAAATTTCACGCTGGCTCTGCTATGTATCCACTGTAAACAGGAATGAGCAATGACTGATGCCGGACAGACTtgggtttagccaatcacaaacaagtaccatgtACCCTCTCCGGTTTCTTGAATATTTATTtcctgattctgaaatgtatttttgattctgaaatgtattttgtgatctctgaaatgtatttatgttctgtgaaatgtattttgttaactgaaatttattttgttaggTGAAAATTATTTTgcgtttttgaaatatttattactattggccTCAGGGTCACCGTATGCATCAGAACTGTACTCAAAACAAATGACGAGGAGTGGTTTTGGCTTATGTTTCAAGTGATCTGCAGACTCCATAATGTGGTTCTAACTGGCCTGTATTTTTGCTGGACAGTCCTGGTAGACCATGCTGTTCTCAAAGCCTGAGCTGAGTTGTCTGTTCCTACCATAACTCCTTGGATCCAGCCAAAGCGAGTAGGTTCAGGTGGTGTCTCCTTCTGCTCCTGCTCATCTTCCTCAGAGCTGTTTCTTCCTTCCATCTGTCCTCCTGTTGTCTCCTCATACATTGGTGGTTTGGTGTCATTCTagtcaaagaaaaacaagtggCTATGATTTTTGAATTAGAATGTAATCTATCTGCACAGTTGGTACAGCACAAGTCACTAACCTTAATAAGGAAGAAACATTTAGGACatgaaacagagggagaaatgTTGGAATAAGAAATCATATTGTTAAGGCTTTCTTCCTTGAGCACTGTGATGCTAGATTAAATATGTACTTTTCCTTCAATATGTGAAAAACAGACACTGCAACAAAAGCTGTTGCTAACACTTAGCCAACTGGTTTTACATGAGAGTCTTGGGGTAAAGTCATCTTCAGGTAAAGTAGTGATACAGTAGATTATGAAAGCTGACTGATGAATCGAGAAAGTGGTATTTTATGGGGCGCCATTAAAAAAGTTGTGCACaacgaaaataacagcaacatttctccacatttagctccaaaacttcataaaaatgtagagtgaatttttaaaagtcacttttttatcacatttagaggaatatttgtgtgtgtatatatatatacagtcccctccaaaagtattggaacagtgaggccaattcccttttttggctgtagactggaaacatttgggtttgacaccaaaagatgaacatgagacaagaaATCAacttttcagcttttatttccaggtgtttacatctggatctgatacacaacttagaagatagcattatttgtaaaggaccaccacatttttaggtgagcaaaactattggaacagatacacttaaaataaattaaagtgaataagacttcatattttgttgcaaatcctttgcttccaataactgcatcaagcctgtgatccattgacatcaccaaacttttgcattcttcttttgtgatgcttttccaggctttcaccgcagcctctttcagttgtttgttttggggggttactcccttcagtctcctctttagcagataaaatgcatgctctatagggtttaagtctggagattgacttggccagtctaaaagcttccactttttgcccctgatgaactcctttgttgtttttgcagtgtgtttggggtcattatcttgctgcatgaagaaggatctccctatcagtttggttgcatatttctttaaaattggcagacaaaatgtttctgtagactgccgagttcattttgctgctgccatcatgtgttacatcatatatatataagttaaaatcattgttaaatctaaatgttaaatataaatcagaatgttaaatataaatataaatgttgaatataaatataaatgctaaatgttgctctgctatcctaaatatttagctgatatggaAATTCACTCTGCAACcactaccaaaataaaagcttcataaagcgatacagacttagcaataccaacttagcttgtccgtcccatagactgggtcagttctgtctctgagtgttgtaAAATCTCTTTGTggactccaaaactgcctttaaaacattCAAGGGGGGCAGTCCAGctataacccgtaggagtcagtactgaccaACTATGActgggatatctgtatcactttatgaagcttttattttggttctCACAGCGCCCactacaaattcacactgccgccaagcggaagtaccaaaataaaagcttcataaagtgatacagatatcctaatcatagtctgtcagaactgactccTGCGGGTTATAGCCGGACTGCCCACTGTAAAAATGCTGGATGGGcacaaagagatttcacaatgctCAGAGATAGAACTGTATCTctttatgatgcttttattttgatatatcCGCTAGGCgtcagtgtgaatttgcatgtcagctaaatatttaggatagagcaacatttaacatttagatctaacatttaacatttagatttattttaacatttagatttaacgttgaacatttagatttgtttttaacatttatatttatatttaacatttatatttatttttaacatttatatttatttttaacatttagatttaacgttgaacatttatatttatatttagcatttggatttaacagtgattttaacttaatatatttttcacaacaaaattaaatgtgaagaagatcaaaaatattcctttaaatgtgagtaaaaaaagtgacttttaaaaattcactctacatttttgaTGAAAGGAGATGAGGGCCACATGAGCTGATAAAACCAGATTCCTCACCTCAAAGTTTGCATGCAGCTGGAACAGAGATGGTCTGAAGCGCCTCTGCCGGCCCCACACCTCAGTGTTGGCATAGAAGTCGTAGTGAGGTGGGGCATCCAGAGTCTCATAGCCAGTTTGTATGGATCCCTTGGAAGCTACACTGCTTCTTTCACCATAACACTGATAGTAACCAGACTCATCAAAAACTCCAGGTGTTTGCTTCCCATTGGTTACTGGAAGAGTGAGACTGGGTCTGTATGCAGCAAGGTGAACACCGTCAGAGAATACAGGTAGCTCCATGCTGAACAACGAAACAGACTTTTCTGTATGAATTGGTTTAAGAGCACAAACGTATCTAATACACACTTTTTATTCAGATGGATGTAATAGCAACATCAGT carries:
- the slc12a3 gene encoding solute carrier family 12 member 3; translation: MELPVFSDGVHLAAYRPSLTLPVTNGKQTPGVFDESGYYQCYGERSSVASKGSIQTGYETLDAPPHYDFYANTEVWGRQRRFRPSLFQLHANFENDTKPPMYEETTGGQMEGRNSSEEDEQEQKETPPEPTRFGWIQGVMIRCMLNIWGVILYLRLPWITAQAGVGLTWVIILLSSCITGITGLSTSAIATNGKVKGGGTYFLISRSLGPELGGSIGLIFAFANAVAVAMHTVGFAETVVDLMKEHGASIVDRTNDIRIIGIITVTCLLGISMAGMAWESKAQVLFFLVIMVSFASYIVGTIIPASPGKQAKGFFNYKADIFTTNFVPDWRGQEGSFFGMFSIFFPSATGILAGANISGDLKNPAVAIPKGTLTAIFWTTISYLIITATIASCVVRDASGLLNDTLASNKNCVGIACQYGWNFDECIRNNTCIYGISNYYQSMSLVSAFAPLITAGIFGATLSSALACLVSAPKVFQCLCKDKLYPLIGFFGKGYGKNDEPLRSYLLAYIIAVCFILIAELNTIAPIISNFFLCSYSLINFSCFHASITNSPGWRPSFRFYSKWLSLLGTACCVVIMFLLNWWAALIAFGIVFLLLGYTLYKKPDVNWGSSVQASSYNIALSQCVGLNHVEDHVKNYRPQCLVLTGPPCSRPALVDLVSCFTKSLSLMMCGNVITADPSTSAVDNASSDGHVAWLNQRKVKSFYRGVVAAELRAGVNMLLQGAGLGRIKPNVLLMGFKKDWSSDTPQAAHNYIGILHDAFDLQYSVCVLRMREGPDVPHPSESHVNPVFDAVPESINTISTSPCAQTSSTSSISIEGKPQPSTVFQKKQEKKTIDVYWLSDDGGLTLLLPYLLTRRKRWAACKVRVFVGGDSDQKDKQREEVLALIKKFRLGFHDVEVLPDIYKNPQSRNIHLFENMVSRFRLNTELKQDSDSATHKQQEQPWIITDEDIERNNAKSLRQIRLNEVVQDYSSEAALIVITMPVGRRGVCPSTLYLAWLDFLSHDLRPPVLLVRGNQENVLTFYCQ